In Rahnella sikkimica, one DNA window encodes the following:
- a CDS encoding sugar ABC transporter ATP-binding protein → MTDSTTPLLSLQGISKVFPGVRALNNVHVDLYPGKVTALIGENGAGKSTLVKVMTGIYQPEEGELRYKAIPIKLPNPESAHKVGITAIHQETVLFDELSVTENIFVGHYVYSGIFKRLNWPAMHQQARDILTRLEVNIDPHAILKELSIAQRHMVAIARALSFDAQVVILDEPTAALSQHEIVEFYQIVERLKHEGKAILFISHKFDEIFAISDYYTVLRDGSYVGSGKISDITEPQMVTMMVGREVSQAYPKVNCEPGETVLQVQNLSHPTEFSGISFSLRKGEILGFYGLVGAGRTELMQALFGVTQPNGGKILIHGKAQHFTRPSQAIRAGIVYVPEERQKQGAIIDLPISQNISLPQLSQLNPRGVLNDKKEWALADDYARRLQVKASSWKQPVGTLSGGNQQKVVIAKWLATQPDIIILDEPTKGIDIGSKAAVHQFMSELVGRGLAVIMVSSELPEVMGMADRIIVMHEGLMVAEFNAGDATAEMIVSAASGAGEEAA, encoded by the coding sequence ATGACAGATTCCACGACTCCGCTTTTGTCGTTACAGGGCATCAGTAAGGTCTTTCCGGGCGTCAGGGCGCTGAATAACGTGCATGTGGATTTGTATCCAGGAAAAGTGACGGCCCTGATTGGCGAAAACGGCGCGGGTAAATCCACGCTGGTGAAAGTCATGACCGGCATTTATCAGCCGGAAGAAGGCGAGCTGCGCTACAAAGCGATTCCGATCAAACTGCCCAATCCGGAATCCGCACACAAAGTCGGTATTACCGCCATCCATCAGGAAACCGTGCTGTTTGACGAACTTTCCGTGACCGAAAATATCTTCGTCGGCCACTACGTTTACAGCGGGATTTTTAAGCGCCTGAACTGGCCGGCGATGCATCAGCAGGCGCGCGATATTCTGACGCGTCTGGAAGTGAACATCGATCCGCACGCCATTTTGAAAGAACTGAGCATTGCGCAGCGCCATATGGTGGCGATAGCCCGCGCGCTGTCGTTTGATGCGCAGGTGGTGATCCTCGACGAACCGACGGCGGCGCTGTCGCAGCATGAAATCGTGGAGTTTTACCAGATTGTCGAACGCCTGAAACACGAGGGAAAAGCCATCCTGTTTATCTCGCACAAGTTCGACGAGATTTTCGCGATTTCCGATTACTACACGGTGCTGCGCGACGGCAGTTATGTCGGCTCCGGCAAGATCAGTGACATCACCGAGCCGCAGATGGTCACGATGATGGTCGGGCGCGAAGTCAGCCAAGCCTATCCGAAAGTGAATTGCGAACCGGGTGAAACCGTGTTGCAGGTGCAGAATCTCAGCCATCCGACCGAATTTTCTGGCATCAGCTTCTCGCTGCGTAAAGGCGAAATTCTCGGATTCTACGGGCTGGTCGGCGCGGGCCGTACCGAGCTGATGCAGGCGCTGTTTGGCGTCACACAACCGAACGGCGGCAAGATTCTGATCCACGGCAAAGCACAGCATTTCACGCGCCCTTCTCAGGCCATCCGCGCGGGGATTGTGTACGTGCCGGAAGAGCGCCAGAAACAGGGCGCGATTATCGATTTACCGATCAGCCAGAACATCAGTTTGCCGCAGCTCAGCCAGCTCAACCCGCGCGGCGTGCTCAATGACAAAAAAGAGTGGGCGCTGGCCGACGATTATGCGCGCCGGTTGCAGGTGAAAGCGTCAAGCTGGAAACAACCGGTGGGCACGCTCTCTGGCGGGAATCAGCAAAAAGTGGTGATCGCAAAATGGCTGGCGACGCAGCCGGACATCATCATTCTCGATGAACCGACCAAAGGGATTGATATCGGTTCAAAAGCGGCGGTGCATCAGTTTATGTCCGAGCTGGTCGGGCGCGGGCTGGCGGTGATTATGGTGTCTTCCGAATTGCCGGAAGTCATGGGCATGGCGGACAGGATTATTGTGATGCACGAAGGGCTGATGGTGGCGGAATTCAACGCAGGTGACGCAACCGCCGAAATGATTGTCAGTGCCGCCAGCGGCGCGGGCGAGGAGGCGGCATGA
- a CDS encoding ABC transporter permease: MIKNLLKYRELLLAVVIVLMVLGVGARSPEFIGAGNLLEMFNDTSILIILALGQMMVLLTKGIDLSMAANLALTGMIVALINFHHPDIPVWALVLLATVLGLIMGAINGLLVWKVGIPPIVVTLGTMSIYRGIIFLLSNGGWINAHQMSPDFLSLPRAPFLGLPLLGWCAIAALILVAYFLRYSRTGRALYTAGGNATAAYYTGINAGKMQFISFCLSGALAGFCGYLWISRFAVAYVDVANGFELQIVAACVIGGISTMGGIGSVVGCLLGALFLGVINNALPVIEVSPFWQMAISGAVIVIAVILNERGNKRKGRLILRHSPSVHASGPESEARS; encoded by the coding sequence ATGATCAAGAATTTACTGAAGTACCGCGAGCTGCTGCTGGCGGTGGTGATTGTCCTGATGGTACTCGGCGTCGGTGCCCGTTCACCAGAATTTATCGGTGCCGGGAACCTGCTGGAGATGTTCAACGACACCTCGATTCTGATCATTCTCGCGCTCGGTCAGATGATGGTGCTGCTGACCAAAGGCATTGATTTGTCGATGGCCGCCAATCTGGCGCTGACCGGCATGATTGTGGCGCTGATCAACTTCCATCACCCTGACATTCCGGTGTGGGCGCTGGTGCTGCTGGCGACGGTGCTTGGCCTGATCATGGGCGCGATTAATGGCCTGCTGGTGTGGAAAGTGGGGATTCCGCCGATTGTGGTGACGCTGGGCACCATGAGTATTTATCGCGGGATTATTTTCCTGCTCTCGAACGGCGGCTGGATTAACGCCCATCAGATGAGCCCGGATTTCCTCAGCCTGCCGCGCGCGCCGTTTCTCGGCCTGCCGCTGCTCGGCTGGTGCGCGATTGCCGCGCTGATTCTGGTGGCGTATTTCCTGCGCTACAGCCGCACGGGCCGTGCGTTATACACGGCAGGCGGCAATGCCACGGCGGCGTATTACACCGGCATCAACGCGGGCAAAATGCAGTTCATCAGCTTCTGCCTTTCCGGCGCGCTGGCGGGTTTCTGCGGCTACCTGTGGATTTCACGTTTCGCCGTCGCCTACGTGGACGTCGCCAATGGCTTTGAATTGCAGATTGTCGCCGCCTGCGTCATCGGCGGGATCAGCACCATGGGCGGCATCGGTTCCGTGGTGGGCTGTCTGCTCGGCGCACTGTTCCTCGGCGTCATCAACAACGCCCTGCCGGTGATTGAAGTGTCGCCGTTCTGGCAAATGGCCATTTCGGGCGCGGTGATTGTCATCGCGGTGATCCTCAACGAACGCGGCAATAAACGTAAAGGAAGACTGATTTTACGCCATTCTCCTTCCGTCCACGCATCAGGACCTGAATCAGAGGCCAGATCATGA
- a CDS encoding ABC transporter permease: MNKTLTSRTPARESAPMAVTPFFRRLMCWEGFLLGVTLLVFVINALASPYFLNIWNLSDATFNFTEKAIIVLPMAMLIIAREIDLSVASTMALSSTIMGFCAQAGLPTPALVGVGLSVGLLCGLINGLLVTRLNLSSIVITIGTMSLFRGVTYVLLGDQSLNKYPASFAWFGQGYVWGPLSFEFALFLVLGAVFYFLLHKTNFGRRTYAIGNNPVAAWYSGINVKRHNLTLFVLVGVMSGLAAVLLTSRLGSTRPTLALGWELSVITMAVLGGVSVLGGSGSMTGVIIAAFLMGLLTFGLSLLNVPGIVMSVIVGAMLIVVISLPVLYRRMMASRGK, encoded by the coding sequence ATGAATAAGACCTTAACTTCGCGCACGCCTGCACGGGAAAGTGCACCGATGGCGGTGACGCCGTTCTTCCGCCGCCTGATGTGCTGGGAAGGATTTTTACTGGGGGTAACGCTGCTGGTGTTTGTAATAAACGCCCTCGCCTCGCCGTACTTCCTTAATATCTGGAATCTGTCGGACGCCACGTTCAACTTTACTGAAAAGGCCATTATTGTTTTGCCGATGGCGATGCTGATTATCGCCCGTGAAATCGATTTATCCGTCGCCTCAACGATGGCGCTGAGTTCCACGATTATGGGGTTTTGCGCACAAGCCGGACTGCCGACACCGGCGCTGGTGGGCGTCGGGCTGAGCGTGGGGTTATTGTGCGGGCTGATTAACGGGCTGCTGGTGACGCGTCTGAATCTTTCGTCGATTGTGATCACTATCGGCACCATGAGCCTGTTCCGTGGCGTCACGTATGTGCTGCTCGGCGATCAGTCCCTGAATAAATATCCGGCCAGCTTTGCGTGGTTCGGGCAGGGTTATGTCTGGGGGCCGCTGTCGTTTGAGTTCGCGTTATTTCTGGTTTTGGGCGCGGTTTTTTATTTCCTGCTGCACAAAACCAACTTTGGCCGCCGCACCTACGCCATCGGCAATAATCCGGTGGCGGCCTGGTATTCCGGCATTAACGTGAAACGCCACAACCTGACGCTGTTCGTACTGGTCGGCGTGATGTCCGGGCTGGCGGCAGTTCTGCTGACGTCACGGCTGGGCAGTACGCGCCCGACGCTGGCACTCGGCTGGGAACTGAGCGTGATTACGATGGCCGTACTCGGCGGCGTCAGCGTGTTGGGTGGCTCCGGCAGCATGACCGGCGTCATTATTGCCGCCTTCCTGATGGGCCTGCTGACCTTCGGTCTCAGCCTGCTGAACGTGCCGGGCATCGTGATGTCGGTCATCGTCGGCGCGATGCTGATTGTAGTGATTTCGCTGCCGGTGCTCTACCGGAGGATGATGGCATCGCGGGGGAAATAG
- the panE gene encoding 2-dehydropantoate 2-reductase, with product MRILVVGAGATGGYFGARLAQAGQDVTFLLREKRALAVQKDGLTVHSPHGDFHLQPAVVQASQLTGAYDLILLTVKSFGLDAAIKDIAPVVGENTLVMPVLNGMKHMETLSQRFGEHALIGGLCKINATLDADGHIHQMTPLHQIIYGELSGEKTERILKVDQAFQSAGIDAILSETIISDLWEKWLLLSSFGAITCTMRGNIGQVASAPGGTEFAQAIVSEALTTMKAFGYAERAAAVAKVREAVTDKNSPQTSSMYRDMTQGYPIEADQIIGDLVERATRVGISIPLLQAAYTHLCVYQKNRE from the coding sequence ATGCGAATTTTAGTGGTAGGCGCGGGTGCGACGGGCGGATATTTCGGTGCGCGGCTGGCTCAGGCCGGGCAGGATGTGACGTTTTTACTGCGCGAGAAACGCGCGCTGGCGGTGCAGAAAGACGGGCTGACGGTTCACAGCCCGCACGGTGATTTCCACCTGCAACCTGCGGTGGTGCAGGCTTCTCAGCTGACCGGCGCATATGACCTGATTTTACTGACAGTGAAAAGTTTCGGGCTGGACGCGGCAATCAAAGATATCGCACCGGTCGTCGGCGAAAATACGCTGGTCATGCCGGTGCTCAATGGCATGAAGCATATGGAAACGCTCAGCCAGCGGTTTGGTGAGCACGCGCTGATTGGCGGGCTGTGCAAAATCAACGCCACGCTGGATGCCGACGGCCATATCCACCAGATGACACCACTGCATCAGATAATCTACGGCGAACTCTCGGGCGAGAAAACCGAACGTATTCTCAAAGTCGATCAGGCATTCCAGAGTGCCGGTATCGACGCCATCCTTTCAGAAACCATCATCAGCGATTTGTGGGAGAAGTGGCTGCTGCTTTCAAGCTTCGGCGCCATCACCTGCACCATGCGCGGAAACATCGGTCAGGTCGCCTCTGCGCCCGGCGGAACGGAGTTCGCACAGGCCATCGTGAGCGAAGCATTAACGACCATGAAAGCCTTTGGCTACGCGGAACGCGCGGCCGCAGTGGCAAAAGTCAGGGAAGCCGTGACCGACAAAAATTCGCCGCAAACGTCGTCGATGTATCGCGATATGACGCAGGGTTATCCTATCGAAGCCGACCAGATTATCGGCGATCTGGTGGAACGCGCAACGCGTGTGGGGATCAGCATTCCTCTTCTACAGGCAGCGTATACGCATTTGTGTGTGTATCAGAAGAACCGCGAATAG
- a CDS encoding cytochrome b: MRNRYSYPQIVLHWLVFVLVVLTYTTMDIKGAFAKGSFVRELLTLTHYSLGFCVLFLMCVRLFVRAMYVTPAIKPALPRWQHCLSVATHSIIYLMFIGLPVLGILSQYYGGHDWTMFNISMPKSYLPDLPLQKKLKTLHEWLANTGYYLVGLHAFAALWHHYRRRDNTLIRMLP; the protein is encoded by the coding sequence ATGCGTAACCGATATTCTTATCCGCAAATTGTGCTGCACTGGCTGGTGTTTGTTTTGGTCGTTCTGACCTATACGACAATGGATATAAAAGGCGCGTTTGCGAAGGGTTCCTTTGTACGGGAACTATTAACACTTACGCATTACAGCCTGGGATTCTGTGTATTATTTCTGATGTGCGTGCGTCTTTTTGTTCGCGCGATGTACGTCACCCCCGCCATTAAACCGGCACTCCCGCGCTGGCAACATTGTTTGTCGGTCGCCACGCATAGCATCATTTATCTGATGTTTATCGGTTTACCGGTTCTGGGTATTTTGTCGCAATATTATGGCGGCCATGACTGGACGATGTTTAACATCAGCATGCCCAAAAGCTATCTGCCGGATCTGCCATTGCAAAAAAAGTTAAAAACCCTGCATGAATGGCTGGCGAATACCGGTTATTACCTGGTCGGATTACACGCTTTTGCTGCGCTCTGGCACCATTACCGCCGCCGCGATAATACGTTGATACGGATGTTGCCGTGA
- a CDS encoding H-NS family histone-like protein, with translation MDNALNVLNNIRTLRAQARETPLSTLEEILEKLTAIVEESRENVKARSAQQQERDEKLLKYREMLANDGIAIDDLLGHQSAKETTKAKRKPRPAIYEYTDTDGSKKTWTGQGRTPSAIKAALDKGAKLESFLIAR, from the coding sequence ATGGACAACGCATTAAACGTTTTGAATAATATCCGTACACTTCGCGCTCAGGCTCGTGAAACGCCGTTAAGCACACTGGAAGAAATTCTGGAAAAACTGACCGCGATTGTTGAAGAATCCCGCGAGAATGTGAAAGCGCGCAGTGCGCAGCAGCAGGAACGTGATGAAAAACTGTTGAAATACCGCGAGATGCTGGCCAATGACGGCATCGCCATTGATGACCTGCTGGGCCATCAGTCTGCAAAAGAAACCACCAAAGCCAAGCGCAAACCGCGTCCGGCAATCTATGAATATACCGATACTGACGGTTCCAAAAAGACCTGGACCGGTCAGGGTCGCACGCCTTCTGCAATCAAAGCAGCACTGGATAAAGGCGCTAAGCTGGAAAGCTTCCTGATCGCGCGTTAA
- a CDS encoding aldehyde dehydrogenase family protein, with protein MTTANPNTHAISVNPFNGEHIADFAYDTDLALEASVAQGFSAFKQWRKTDISERAALLIRLAGALREASEDIARSISLEMGKPVKQACAEVEKSAGLCEWYAENGPAMLAPEPTLVDNGEAHIHYRPSGMILAIMPWNFPVWQVLRGAVPALLAGNTFLLKPAPSVMGTTYRVKQAVLKAGFPAGAFGVINVDTPAVAGLIADPRVVAVTVTGSVRAGAAIAELAGKQVKKCVLELGGSDPFIVLNDANLDEAVKAAVAGRYQNTGQVCAAAKRLIIEEGVLDAFTAKFVAATQALIVGNPLDDDTYIGPMARFDLRDELDKQVQDSLSEGATLLLGGEKIAGNGNFYAPTILSNVTPEMTAFRQELFGPVAAITVARDADHAVELANDSDFGLSATIFTADAERAKQMTAELETGGVFINGYSASDPRVAFGGVKKSGYGRELSHFGLREFCNVQTVWSDRK; from the coding sequence ATGACGACAGCGAATCCGAATACTCACGCAATCTCAGTCAACCCGTTTAACGGCGAGCACATCGCAGACTTTGCGTATGACACCGATCTGGCACTCGAAGCCTCGGTTGCACAGGGTTTTTCGGCGTTTAAGCAATGGCGCAAAACTGACATCAGCGAACGCGCTGCGCTTCTGATCCGTCTGGCTGGCGCGCTGCGTGAAGCCAGCGAAGACATCGCCCGCAGCATTTCTCTGGAGATGGGCAAACCCGTGAAACAGGCGTGTGCCGAAGTGGAGAAATCCGCCGGTTTGTGCGAGTGGTATGCCGAAAATGGCCCGGCGATGCTGGCACCGGAACCGACGCTCGTCGATAACGGCGAGGCGCACATTCATTACCGCCCTTCCGGGATGATTCTGGCGATTATGCCGTGGAACTTCCCGGTCTGGCAGGTCCTGCGCGGCGCGGTTCCTGCGTTGCTGGCAGGGAATACGTTCCTGCTCAAACCTGCACCGAGCGTCATGGGTACCACCTATCGGGTGAAACAGGCCGTGCTGAAAGCCGGTTTCCCGGCGGGGGCGTTTGGCGTGATCAATGTTGATACGCCTGCGGTTGCCGGGCTGATTGCCGACCCGCGCGTGGTGGCAGTGACGGTCACCGGCAGCGTGCGTGCCGGGGCAGCTATCGCGGAACTGGCGGGCAAACAGGTCAAAAAATGCGTGCTGGAACTCGGCGGTTCTGATCCGTTTATCGTTCTGAACGATGCCAATCTCGACGAAGCCGTGAAAGCCGCCGTCGCCGGTCGTTACCAGAATACCGGGCAGGTTTGTGCCGCCGCCAAGCGTCTGATCATTGAAGAAGGCGTGCTCGACGCGTTTACCGCAAAATTTGTGGCGGCAACACAGGCGCTGATCGTGGGCAATCCGCTGGATGACGACACGTATATCGGCCCGATGGCGCGTTTCGATTTACGCGATGAGCTGGATAAGCAGGTTCAGGACAGTCTGTCCGAAGGCGCGACGTTGCTGCTGGGCGGTGAGAAAATTGCCGGGAACGGTAACTTCTATGCGCCGACGATCCTCAGCAACGTCACCCCGGAAATGACCGCATTTCGTCAGGAGTTGTTCGGGCCGGTCGCGGCGATTACGGTTGCCCGCGACGCAGACCACGCGGTTGAACTGGCCAATGACAGCGATTTTGGCCTGAGCGCCACGATTTTCACCGCGGATGCTGAACGTGCAAAACAGATGACCGCAGAGCTGGAAACCGGCGGCGTCTTTATTAACGGCTACAGCGCATCCGACCCGCGCGTGGCGTTTGGCGGCGTGAAGAAAAGTGGCTATGGCCGCGAGCTGTCGCACTTCGGCCTTCGTGAGTTCTGCAACGTGCAAACCGTCTGGTCTGACCGCAAGTAA
- the fhuE gene encoding ferric-rhodotorulic acid/ferric-coprogen receptor FhuE, whose product MSFNGRDYGAKTSAPENKSKLSTSLSALTLLVMTASSAAHAGAASNTATTAAPATDENMVVEGTTGGTADESQDYNVKTTRAGTKMLLTPRDVPQSVSVITKQRMQDQNLQSVGDVMDNTTGISTEVIDSERVSYFSRGFYINNYTYDGIPSSVSDTWNFGDAAEDTAIYDRIEVVRGATGLMTGAGNPAASVNMVRKQADSKEFTGNISASYGSWNKQRYVLDVSGPLNEEGSVRGRVVAGYQDQDSWLDRYHKTKKFVYGVVDADMTDNTTVSLGYDYQENNTGNPTWGGLPTWYSNGARTHFDRSTNTSADWTHYNTQSRKVFANVKHDFDNGWTFRVNGTHGEQKFDDKLLYIEGFPDATTGEGISGFGSKDRGTRKLDSVDTYASGPFQLFGRQHEMVAGVSYSRQHNSTYSANGPIDSDTMGSFNNWNGDVAEPAWDDWYLNADDVVRQKAGYLATRFSLADPLSLIIGARYTQWSTAGSSGNMSKNNLTPYGGLVYDIDDTWSAYASYTSIFQPQTYRTRDGHYLAPATGKNYETGLKSSWMNDRLTATFAVFRIEQDNVAQADGDNFVNDTSEQAYTAAQGTVSKGAEFEINGAVTDNLQMTFGATRYVARDNTGGRLNSNMPQTQLKLFSRYQLPWMPDLTVGGGVNWQNRTFQDATGPDGNTVRVYQGSVPLVNLFTRYQLTRQLAVQANIDNLFDRSYYSWLSDYAVYGQPRSYSVSLSYAF is encoded by the coding sequence ATGTCTTTCAATGGCAGGGATTACGGTGCAAAAACGTCTGCGCCGGAGAACAAAAGTAAGCTTTCAACCTCATTGTCGGCACTCACGCTCCTGGTCATGACGGCGTCTTCTGCCGCTCATGCCGGAGCCGCCAGCAACACAGCGACAACCGCTGCGCCCGCCACCGATGAGAATATGGTCGTGGAAGGAACGACGGGCGGAACTGCTGATGAGTCGCAGGATTACAACGTCAAAACCACGCGCGCGGGCACCAAAATGTTGCTGACCCCGCGTGACGTGCCGCAGTCCGTCAGCGTGATCACTAAACAGCGTATGCAGGATCAGAACCTGCAATCGGTCGGCGACGTGATGGATAACACCACCGGCATCTCGACGGAAGTCATCGACAGCGAACGCGTTTCCTATTTCTCACGCGGCTTCTACATCAATAATTACACCTACGACGGTATTCCCTCTTCCGTCAGCGATACCTGGAACTTTGGCGATGCCGCCGAAGACACCGCCATTTATGACCGCATCGAAGTGGTCCGCGGCGCAACCGGGCTGATGACCGGTGCGGGTAATCCGGCGGCGTCCGTCAACATGGTGCGCAAACAGGCTGACAGCAAAGAATTCACCGGCAATATCAGCGCCAGCTATGGCAGCTGGAATAAACAGCGTTACGTGCTCGACGTTTCCGGCCCGCTCAACGAAGAAGGCTCGGTGCGTGGCCGCGTCGTGGCCGGTTATCAGGATCAGGACAGCTGGCTCGACCGTTACCATAAAACCAAGAAATTCGTTTATGGCGTGGTCGATGCCGACATGACCGACAACACCACCGTGTCGCTCGGCTACGATTATCAGGAAAACAACACCGGCAATCCGACGTGGGGCGGGCTGCCGACCTGGTACAGCAACGGCGCACGCACGCATTTCGACCGCAGCACCAACACTTCCGCGGACTGGACGCACTACAACACGCAATCGCGCAAAGTCTTCGCCAACGTGAAACATGATTTCGACAACGGCTGGACATTCCGCGTCAACGGCACCCACGGCGAGCAGAAGTTCGACGATAAACTTCTTTATATCGAAGGTTTCCCGGACGCAACAACGGGCGAAGGGATTTCCGGGTTCGGCAGTAAAGACCGCGGAACGCGCAAGCTGGATTCGGTGGATACCTACGCCAGCGGGCCTTTCCAGCTCTTTGGCCGCCAGCATGAAATGGTCGCGGGCGTCAGTTACAGCCGCCAGCACAACTCGACGTACAGCGCGAACGGCCCGATTGACAGCGACACCATGGGCAGTTTCAACAACTGGAACGGCGATGTCGCCGAACCGGCATGGGATGACTGGTATCTGAACGCCGACGACGTGGTGCGCCAGAAAGCGGGCTACCTGGCGACCCGGTTCTCACTGGCAGACCCGCTCTCGCTGATTATCGGCGCGCGTTATACGCAGTGGAGCACCGCCGGCAGCAGCGGCAATATGAGCAAAAATAACCTCACGCCTTACGGCGGACTGGTTTACGACATCGACGATACGTGGTCGGCTTACGCCAGTTATACCTCCATCTTCCAGCCGCAAACCTACCGCACCCGCGACGGCCATTATCTGGCACCGGCCACCGGGAAAAACTACGAAACCGGCCTGAAATCCAGCTGGATGAACGACCGCCTGACCGCCACGTTCGCCGTTTTCCGCATTGAACAGGATAACGTCGCACAAGCCGACGGCGACAACTTCGTCAATGACACCAGCGAACAGGCTTACACCGCCGCGCAGGGCACGGTCAGCAAAGGCGCTGAATTCGAGATTAACGGCGCGGTGACTGACAACCTGCAGATGACTTTCGGCGCCACACGCTACGTTGCGCGGGATAACACCGGCGGGCGTCTCAACAGCAATATGCCGCAGACGCAGCTCAAACTGTTCAGCCGCTATCAGTTGCCGTGGATGCCGGATCTCACCGTCGGCGGTGGCGTGAACTGGCAAAACCGCACCTTCCAGGATGCCACCGGGCCAGACGGCAACACCGTGCGCGTTTATCAGGGCAGCGTTCCGTTGGTTAACTTGTTCACCCGTTATCAGCTCACCCGTCAGCTCGCGGTGCAGGCGAACATCGATAACCTCTTTGACCGCAGCTATTACTCATGGCTGAGCGATTACGCCGTTTACGGCCAGCCGCGCAGTTATTCCGTCAGCCTTTCTTACGCGTTCTGA